The Flavobacteriales bacterium genomic interval CCCTACGAATGCCGCTGTCTGTCCTTCGCTCACGTGCAGGTCGATATTCTTCAGCACATATTCATCTCCGCTATAGGCCAGCCATACATTCTCAAAACGGATATCCCCGTTCAATCGGGTCTGAACGGCATTTCCTTCTATCTGTAACGAAGCTTCAGTATCCAGCACCTCGAATACCCGTTCGCTACCCACCATACCCATCTGGAGCACGTTGAACCGGTCTGCCAGTTGACGTATAGGGCGGTAAAGCATTTGGATGTAGAGAATGAAGGCAAGTACTTCTCCGAAGAGCGCATAGGGATCTTCATGACCCGTTCCTATCGACCTCAATCCCCACCAGATGAGCAGCGCGATGGAAGTGGAACTCAGTATCTCCACCACAGGGAAGAATATGGAATAGGCCCACACACTGTCGATATGAGCTTGCCTGTGCTCTTTATTGATCGCTTGGAAGCGTCTTTGTTCTTCGCTTTCTCGTCCGAATATCTGTACGATACCCATCCCTTGGATGTGCTCTTGTACAAAGGTGTTGAGCTTGGAGACTTGGGTACGCACTTTACGAAAGGCCTTCTCGATGGCCTTTTTGAAGATGCGGGTAGCGATCAATAACAAAGGGATAGGCAGGAGTACGACCAGACTGAATTTCCAATTCAGATAGAACATGAATCCCACCACGATGACCAGTTTCAGTATATCTCCGATGATGACCAGTATGCCCGAGGAGAATACACTCGCGATGGTCTCTATATCGGATACTGCGCGCGTGACCAATCGGCCGATAGGAGTACGGTCGAAATATTTGAGCTTGAATCCGGTGAGATGGTCGAACAACCTAGTGCGGATATCCAAGATGACGTTCTGGCCCAGTGTATTGGCCGAGTAAGTCTGGAAGAACTGGAGAATGGCTTCTATGACAAGAAGCCCGAGAATGAGCAAGGTCCAATTCAAGAGGCTCTGGTAATCCCCTGTTTTGATCGGTCCGGTGACCATCTGGTTGATCAGATAAGGCCGCAAGGGACCCAGTATGGCCAAGACGATGATCACTGTCAAGGTAGCGAAGAAGCGCACCCGATAGGGCCGCGCATAGGACATCATCCTGCGAAAAACCGATACATCGAAAGCCTTGCCAGTCACACTACTCATCGCGGTCAATATATGGATATTCCACACGGCTGAGATAGAGTCCATGAGCCGGGGCAGATGCTCCTGCAGCACTTCTTTCCTTGGCTTCTAGGACTAGCTTGAAACCTTCTGGAACCAACTTTCCGGTGCCCACTTCCAATAGCGTACCCACAATAGCCCGGACCATATTCCTCAGGAAACGGTCGGCTGTGATGGTGAAGACCGATCGCCCATCTTCCCGGGACCAAAGCGCCTCTCGTACGTCACAGAAATCGGTCTTCTGAGCACCATGATGCCGGGCGAATGAGGTGAATTCCTTCCGGCCGATCAAGTGGCTTGCGGCCTGGTTCATTGCATCGATATCCAGCACTTTCCGATGAAAAAGACTCTGATGGATGAGGAAAGGATCCTTCTGATGATGGATGCGATAGGTGTAGGTCCGGGATAGTGCATCGAAACGAGCGTGGGACTCACTGTCTACAGGGGTGACCTGTTTGATGGCAATATCGGCCGGGAGAACGGCATTGAGTGCATAGGCTAGATCTGCATTCTCGGCAGTCTCCAGATCGACATGGGCATAGAAGTCGGATGCATGCACACCGGTGTCCGTTCGTCCGCACCCGGTCACGACAGCATGCGTGTAATTCAACTGGGTCAAGCTTTCTTCTAGGACTTGCTGTACACTCAGGCTATTGGCCTGTCGCTGCCATCCGTGGTAGGCGGTCCCTTTGTAGGCCATATGAAGGAAGTATCTTGGCACCCGATAATAATCGAAGGCACAAAAGTAAGGGCTGATAGATGCGGATAGGACTTATTTCAGATACGCATGGATATATGGATGAGCGGATCCTGCATCACCTCCAAGGGATGGATGAGATCTGGCATGCAGGTGACATCGGTGACCTTTCTGTGACAGATGCTCTGGCCGCTATTGCTCCCCTACGTGGGGTATATGGGAACATCGATAACGCACAGATACGGGCAGAATTCCCATTGCATCAGCGTTTCCAGATCAAGGGACTGAAAGTATGGATGACCCATATCGGAGGTCGACCGGGGAACTATGACCATCGCTTACGGGATCAACTTTATCGCGATAGACCGGATCTGTTCATATGCGGCCACTCGCACATCTGTCTGGTGAAGAAGGATCCAGCTTTTGGAGGAATCTATCTTAATCCCGGGGCTGCAGGGAAACATGGCTTCCATAAGATGCGTACTCTCTTGCGATTCACTCTGCAAAAAGGTGGATTGCACCAATTGGAAGTGGTAGAGCTGGGAGCGAGGGGCAAGGCATAAAAAAACCCGGACCAATTTGGCCCGGGTCATCTAAGATTATCCGTGTTCG includes:
- a CDS encoding ABC transporter ATP-binding protein; amino-acid sequence: MDSISAVWNIHILTAMSSVTGKAFDVSVFRRMMSYARPYRVRFFATLTVIIVLAILGPLRPYLINQMVTGPIKTGDYQSLLNWTLLILGLLVIEAILQFFQTYSANTLGQNVILDIRTRLFDHLTGFKLKYFDRTPIGRLVTRAVSDIETIASVFSSGILVIIGDILKLVIVVGFMFYLNWKFSLVVLLPIPLLLIATRIFKKAIEKAFRKVRTQVSKLNTFVQEHIQGMGIVQIFGRESEEQRRFQAINKEHRQAHIDSVWAYSIFFPVVEILSSTSIALLIWWGLRSIGTGHEDPYALFGEVLAFILYIQMLYRPIRQLADRFNVLQMGMVGSERVFEVLDTEASLQIEGNAVQTRLNGDIRFENVWLAYSGDEYVLKNIDLHVSEGQTAAFVG
- the truA gene encoding tRNA pseudouridine(38-40) synthase TruA encodes the protein MAYKGTAYHGWQRQANSLSVQQVLEESLTQLNYTHAVVTGCGRTDTGVHASDFYAHVDLETAENADLAYALNAVLPADIAIKQVTPVDSESHARFDALSRTYTYRIHHQKDPFLIHQSLFHRKVLDIDAMNQAASHLIGRKEFTSFARHHGAQKTDFCDVREALWSREDGRSVFTITADRFLRNMVRAIVGTLLEVGTGKLVPEGFKLVLEAKERSAAGASAPAHGLYLSRVEYPYIDRDE
- a CDS encoding metallophosphoesterase family protein — translated: MRIGLISDTHGYMDERILHHLQGMDEIWHAGDIGDLSVTDALAAIAPLRGVYGNIDNAQIRAEFPLHQRFQIKGLKVWMTHIGGRPGNYDHRLRDQLYRDRPDLFICGHSHICLVKKDPAFGGIYLNPGAAGKHGFHKMRTLLRFTLQKGGLHQLEVVELGARGKA